The nucleotide sequence GAGGGCGGCCAGAAAATTTTTACGTTCTTTCACGTTGCCGGAATGATTGATGAATACGTATTGATGATCGCTCCACGACTCTTAACAGGAAAACATTTCCTGAACTTCCTTGCGGGGCCCGAACAATCCCTTGCAGAAACCAGACGTTATCAAATCGATCTACCGGTCGAAGTGGATGGCGACCTCATTGTAAGAATCCGCCCTTCCTCAGCGACATAAAAATGTTTAGTGGAATCATTGAGGCTATGGGCAAGATTGTTTCCCTCAAAAAGACGGGAAGGGGAGCAGTATTGGAACTCAATACGAGCGGGATGACAAAAAAAATAAAACCGGGTGATAGCGTGGCGGTGAATGGAGTTTGCCTGACCGTGACCGGTAAGACCGGAAGTAGGCTTCTATTTGATATTTCCGCGGAAACTTGGGACCGGACAAACCTTTCGTCTTACAGGAAGAACCAGAAATTGAATCTTGAATCTTCGGTGACACCGCAGTCGATGCTTAGCGGTCACTTCGTTCAGGGACATGTCGAGGGTTTGGGCCGCGTTCAAAAGTGGATTCGGAACGGGGAAGATGTTCGACTCTTTGTGACACTTCCAGGTGCGTTGATGGCTTCTTGTGTCTCGAAAGGTTCGATTGCGCTCAACGGAGTGAGTCTGACGATTGCGTCACAGAAAGGACGAACAATTTGCGTGGCGCTGATTCCATACACGCTGTCGCATACGAACCTGAATGAACTAAACCCGGGCGATCTCGTCAATGTGGAGACGGATATCATCGGTCGCTACGTTGTCAGCACCCTCAAAAAGACATATGATAACCCTTAACTATTGAACTCTTGAACCCTTTGAGCTCTTGAACCCTTTATGAAAAGTCCTTTTATCAGCCTACCGAAAGCAATTGAAGAGATCCGGGCGGGTCGAATGGTTGTTGTCGTCGACGATGAGGACCGTGAAAATGAAGGAGATCTGACGATTGCGGCGGAAAAAGTAACACCCGAAGTCATCAATTTCATGACGAAATATGGAAGGGGATTGGTCTGCCTTGCCATGACCGGCGAACGTTTAGATGAATTGCAAATCCCGCTGCAGGTAACAGAGAACACAGCAAAATACGGAACTGCATTCTGCGTTTCGATTGAAGCAAAGCGGAATGTGACCACCGGAATCTCAGTTCACGACCGCGCACAAACAGTATTGACGGCCATTCATTCCGACACCAAGCCTTATGATCTTGCAAGACCGGGACATATTTTTCCATTGCGAGCATGTCAGGGAGGTGTTCTGGAGCGCGCGGGACAAACAGAGGCTGCGGTTGACCTTGCAAAGCTTGCGGGGCTCTATCCTGCAGGCGTGATTTGTGAAGTCATGAATGATGATGGAACGATGGCACGAGTTCCGCAACTCATTCAGTTCTGCAAAAAACGTCGGTTGAAAATGATCAGCATTGCCGAGCTGATCCGCTACCGCATGCAAAACGAAAGACTGGTGCGGAAGGTGGCGGACACGAATCTTCCCACTCGTTTTGGCAAATTCCGCCTGAAGGCTTTCGAAAACGTGATCGACAAATCGATCCATCTCGCATTGGTTTGTGGTGAGATTTCACCGGAAGTCCCTATTCTGGTGCGCGTTCATTCCCAATGTTTGACCGGCGATATTTTTCATTCCTGGCGGTGTGATTGCGGTCAACAGCTCGAGCGCGCGTTAGAACTCATCGCCGCCGAAGCAAAGGGCGTGCTCCTGTATTTGAATGGTGACCGGTTTGAGGGAAGAGGAATCGGATTGCTCAATAAGCTCCGCGCCTATGAACTGCAGGATAAAGGCGAGGACACCGTGGAAGCCAATGAGAAACTCGGATTCAAAGCGGATCAAAGGGATTATGGAATCGGCGCGCAGATCATGATTGAAATCGGCGTAAAAAAAATGCGCCTCATGACAAACAATCCTTCTAAATACATCGCGCTGGGTGGTTATGGCCTGGAATTGGTGGAACGGGTCCCACTGGAAATGACCCCGCACGGCTCCAATATTAAATATTTGCGGACCAAGAAAGAAAAACTCGGCCATCTTCTTTCCGGCGTCTAGCACTGGTTACTGGCCACTAGTCACCAGTCACTTAAAAAAATGTTTGATCAGCTTAGCGAAAAATTACAACGAACTCTAAAGAATCTTCGCGGTGAAGGGAAACTTACCGAGGCTCATATTGAATCGGGTATGCGCGAGATCCGTCTCGCATTGCTGGAAGCTGATGTCAATTTCAAGGTTGTAAAAGCATTCATCGATGCGGTAAAAGGGAAATGCTTAAACCAGGATGTGCTGGATTCTCTGACTCCCGGGCAGCAGGTCGTCAAAATTGTTCGAGACGAACTCATTCATATTTTGGGAGATACAAATGCAGATATCATTTTTTCGGAGCCACCCACAATTTACATGCTCGTTGGATTGCAGGGCTCCGGCAAGACAACTTCGGCGGGTAAATTAGCAATCTGGCTGCGGAAACAGGGAAGATCTCCGTACCTTGTTTCAACCGATGTGTATCGACCTGCAGCCATTGATCAGCTTGCCATTCTTGCGAAACAATCTCAGATTCCGTTCTATCCTTCTACTCCGGATCAGGATCCTGTGGATCTTTCCAAGAAAGCTTTGTACGAAGTCAGAAATACCGGTTATTCGGCGTTGATTGTGGATACTGCAGGACGTTTGCATCTGGATGATGAGCTCATGCAGGAGCTGCAGAGGATGAAGGAGGCAATTCGACCTCACGAAATCCTTTTCATTGCAGATGCGATGACCGGACAGGATGCGGTTCGAAGTGCGGAAGCCTTTAACAATGCCCTCGATATTTCGGGAATCATCCTCACCAAAATGGATGGCGATGCAAAAGGTGGAGCCGCGCTTTCAGTGCGCATGATCACTCAAAAGCCGATCAAGATGGTGGGCACGGGCGAAAAACTGAGCGAGCTGGAGATCTTTCATCCCGACCGTATGGCTTCTCGCATTCTCGGAATGGGCGACGTGCTTTCGTTGATTGAAAAAGCAGAGGAAGCATTCGATAAGAAACAGGCGGAAAAACTCGAACGGAAACTGCGCAAGGAAGCTTTCACGCTGGAAGATTTTCGCGATCAGCTTCGCCAGATGAAAAAACTCGGTCCGATCTCGCAGATTTTAGGAATGCTTCCAGGAATGAATGCCTCCGCGTTGAAAAACATCAACGTCGATGAATCAGCTCTCGTAAGGATCGAAGCCATCATTAATTCCATGACACCGGCAGAGAGGGCAAATCATTCGTTGATTAATGGGAGCCGTCGCAAACGAATTGCTAAAGGGAGTGGCACGACCGTAGAAGAAGTAAATAAGCTTCTCAAGCAATTCGTGACTGCGCAGAAGATGATTAAGCAAATGACCGGTATGATGGATCCGAAAAAGATGAAATTTCCTTTCCCCCCACGATAGCTCTTTCTTAACGCAGAGAGCGCAGAGGACGCAAAGGCCGCAGAGATAAATTTTAATTTTTTCCTCTGCGTTCTCCGCGACTCTGCGTTAAGAAAAAAATGTTTAGAGCGATCATATTCGATTTGGATGGAACTCTCGTGGATGCGTATCCTGGCATTCATGAAAGCCTCAATGAGATGCTGCGTGAGCTGCATCTTCCGGAAGTCGATTTGCAAACCGTCAAGCGGAGAGTGGGACGCGGAGTTGTAAATCTGATGCAGCAATCGGTTCCGCCTGAATTAGTGGACCATGCATTAAAACTATTTCGAGAGAGTTACGACAAGACCCATCTAAGTGGAACTTTTTTGCTGCCGGATGTGCGGGAAAGCCTCAAAGCGTTGCGCGAGCGCAATATCTTGCTTGGTATCGCGAGTAATAAGCCAGCCGATTTTACGCGAAATATTCTCACGTACCTTCAAATAGATGAATACTTTTGTTGTTGCAGTGGACCGGAAGGAGAAATCCAGCCCAAACCGCATCCTTCCATGCTTCAAGACATGATGAGAAAAATGCGTGTATCAGAAAACGAAACTTTGTATGTTGGAGATATGACGCTAGATTCCGAAACCGCGAAGAATGCCGGCGTCCGCCTTGCCCTCATAGCAACGGGTGGTCATAGTAAAGAAGAATTGCGGGAAATTCAGCCAGATTATTTGCTCGAGCGCCTTGGTGATTTGGTGGAAGTTATAGAACGCGGAAGTTAGAGGCTGTCGCGGTTACGGATGCGATTCTGGTTGATTCATCGAATCTCACGCCAGACAACTGCTGAATAATGTCCGCGGAAACAATCTGGAACTGTGATACTTCTGTTTTGGAAAGCGGTGCTGCTTGCGGTGATTTGATACTCAGGAAGTTTATGTACTTTCCGTTTTTCAGGTAGCGGAAATCCAGGTGTGGTCCCGTGGAAAGTCCGGTTGTTCCTACATAGCCGATTACCTGACCTTGCGACACTGAAGCGCCGGGACGAACGCCACTTGCGAATCTTGAAAGGTGGCAGTAAACGGTTGCAATTTCCCTGTCATGCTGAATCTTGACCGTTTTCCCAGCGCCCCCGGCCCATCCTGCAAGCGTCACTTTTCCGTTTCCGATGGCGCGAACAGGCGTGCCGATCGGCGCTGCATAGTCAATGCCGTAATGTGGACGACTTCTCTTAAGAATCGGGTGAAATCGGTTGCGCGAAAAACCGGCGCTGATCCGGGAGAACTTTAGGGGCGCCGCGAGGAATGCTTTTTTCAACGCTTTTCCATCCGGCGAGAAGTACTCCAGCTTGCCATTTCTGCGATATCCGATCGCCTGGTAAGTTTTTCCTTTGTTCGTCAGCTCGGCGGCCAATATACTTCCATAGCCCAGCGGTTCTCCGTCCACATATTTTCGCTCGAATATAATTTTGAAAGAGTCCCCTTCTTTCAAATCTTTAAAAAAGTCGATATCCC is from bacterium and encodes:
- a CDS encoding riboflavin synthase encodes the protein MGKIVSLKKTGRGAVLELNTSGMTKKIKPGDSVAVNGVCLTVTGKTGSRLLFDISAETWDRTNLSSYRKNQKLNLESSVTPQSMLSGHFVQGHVEGLGRVQKWIRNGEDVRLFVTLPGALMASCVSKGSIALNGVSLTIASQKGRTICVALIPYTLSHTNLNELNPGDLVNVETDIIGRYVVSTLKKTYDNP
- a CDS encoding bifunctional 3,4-dihydroxy-2-butanone-4-phosphate synthase/GTP cyclohydrolase II, which produces MKSPFISLPKAIEEIRAGRMVVVVDDEDRENEGDLTIAAEKVTPEVINFMTKYGRGLVCLAMTGERLDELQIPLQVTENTAKYGTAFCVSIEAKRNVTTGISVHDRAQTVLTAIHSDTKPYDLARPGHIFPLRACQGGVLERAGQTEAAVDLAKLAGLYPAGVICEVMNDDGTMARVPQLIQFCKKRRLKMISIAELIRYRMQNERLVRKVADTNLPTRFGKFRLKAFENVIDKSIHLALVCGEISPEVPILVRVHSQCLTGDIFHSWRCDCGQQLERALELIAAEAKGVLLYLNGDRFEGRGIGLLNKLRAYELQDKGEDTVEANEKLGFKADQRDYGIGAQIMIEIGVKKMRLMTNNPSKYIALGGYGLELVERVPLEMTPHGSNIKYLRTKKEKLGHLLSGV
- the ffh gene encoding signal recognition particle protein, encoding MFDQLSEKLQRTLKNLRGEGKLTEAHIESGMREIRLALLEADVNFKVVKAFIDAVKGKCLNQDVLDSLTPGQQVVKIVRDELIHILGDTNADIIFSEPPTIYMLVGLQGSGKTTSAGKLAIWLRKQGRSPYLVSTDVYRPAAIDQLAILAKQSQIPFYPSTPDQDPVDLSKKALYEVRNTGYSALIVDTAGRLHLDDELMQELQRMKEAIRPHEILFIADAMTGQDAVRSAEAFNNALDISGIILTKMDGDAKGGAALSVRMITQKPIKMVGTGEKLSELEIFHPDRMASRILGMGDVLSLIEKAEEAFDKKQAEKLERKLRKEAFTLEDFRDQLRQMKKLGPISQILGMLPGMNASALKNINVDESALVRIEAIINSMTPAERANHSLINGSRRKRIAKGSGTTVEEVNKLLKQFVTAQKMIKQMTGMMDPKKMKFPFPPR
- a CDS encoding HAD-IA family hydrolase is translated as MFRAIIFDLDGTLVDAYPGIHESLNEMLRELHLPEVDLQTVKRRVGRGVVNLMQQSVPPELVDHALKLFRESYDKTHLSGTFLLPDVRESLKALRERNILLGIASNKPADFTRNILTYLQIDEYFCCCSGPEGEIQPKPHPSMLQDMMRKMRVSENETLYVGDMTLDSETAKNAGVRLALIATGGHSKEELREIQPDYLLERLGDLVEVIERGS